The DNA region GTACAATACTTATGTCCGGCAAAAGTAGGAGGTGAGTGTTTGGCCGACAAGAAAATGGGTCGTCCAACAGACAATCCAAAGCCTAACAAAATTACCATTAGAATGGACAACGATACGCTTGAAAAACTGGATAAGTACTGCAAAAACAATAATATTGAGCGTTCAGAGGGTGTTAGGCAAGCTATTCATAAGTTGGACGATAAAAAATAAAAGGAAGCGGCGCACTCTCGACAAAGAACCACGCCACTTCCCACCTGCAATCACCTAAAAGGCAGACTGCATAAATATCCTATCATGTGCAGTCGGTCCTTTCAAGGAATTGCAAATATAAGAGACTGAAAGGATGTCGTATATGAAAAGCATTTTGGAAGAACTTTTTGACGGGAATATTAACCCGGCTGAACTAATTATTCCAAGAAATCCAGAGTATCGTCCTTTAAATCGTAAAATATCCGATACAATACTTATGTGGAAAGACAAGCTGTCTGAACACGATTTTCAAGAGCTCGAAGAATTGTTGGACTTACGCTCCCAAGCGGATCCATGTACGCCGAAGCGTCCTTTGTATACGGTTTTAAACTTGCCTTATGGATCATGATTGAAGTAATGACCGGAGATACGGAGCTTGTGCGTTAGTAAGATTAAAGCCTGCACGTACCAAGAGATTTGATAAAATAAAGCCGCCTCCGACATACACACGGAGGCGGCTCGACTATCGCAAAACGCATGCAAATATTATCTGTATCTTCTGTTTCACAATTTATACTC from Paenibacillus macerans includes:
- a CDS encoding ribbon-helix-helix domain-containing protein, giving the protein MADKKMGRPTDNPKPNKITIRMDNDTLEKLDKYCKNNNIERSEGVRQAIHKLDDKK
- a CDS encoding DUF6809 family protein — encoded protein: MKSILEELFDGNINPAELIIPRNPEYRPLNRKISDTILMWKDKLSEHDFQELEELLDLRSQADPCTPKRPLYTVLNLPYGS